Proteins from one Hyperolius riggenbachi isolate aHypRig1 chromosome 4, aHypRig1.pri, whole genome shotgun sequence genomic window:
- the FBXO16 gene encoding F-box only protein 16 isoform X3, translating to MPVLPTRWHCCCPCTSSPSWTPGASAAVPRSVCHASTAHKVALLSLYLFSFLDPQSLCRCAQALYSMPALPTRWRCCPCTSSPSWTPGASAAVPRSVCHASTAHKVALLSLYLFSFLDPQSLCRCAQALYSMPALPTRWRCCPCTSSPSWTPGASAAVPRSVLHASTAHRVALLSLYLFSFLDPRSLCRCAQVCMPCQYCPQGGTAVPVPLLLSGPPEPLPMCPGSVLHASTTHRVALLSLYLFSFLDPRSLCRCAQVSWHWKTLTELDQLWMPKCLRFGWYINFSPTPFEQGIWKRQYIKMVNELHVTRPKTPPKDDFVVIDVKPVTREILDTTLSSSLMQRSVSYDKGKSHDKGKRDLPPWRSSDKHPTDTVRYNYLDNFHPIEQARQARKSSAGISTLNKQNTENKKGPSSAAYKLRKVKSLPCRSVLGHTDNGQQMSLSADFGHNSKGPSRPNWASHPSGEYPANKTTAKSLAQSTEWNAGIRPAPVRAGVPRLSQKGVKASTRTSRSSPSFPPYEVT from the exons ATGCCAGTACTGCCCACAAGGTGGCACTGCTGCTGTCCCTGTACCTCTTCTCCTTCCTGGACCCCCGGAGCCTCTGCCGCTGTGCCCAGGTCTGTATGCCATGCCAGTACTGCCCacaaggtggcactgctgtccctgTACCTCTTCTCCTTTCTGGACCCCCAGAGCCTCTGCCGATGTGCCCAGGCTCTGTACTCCATGCCAGCGCTACCCACAAGGTGGCGCTGCTGTCCCTGTACCTCTTCTCCTTCCTGGACCCCCGGAGCCTCTGCCGCTGTGCCCAGGTCTGTATGCCATGCCAGTACTGCCCacaaggtggcactgctgtccctgTACCTCTTCTCCTTCCTGGACCCCCAGAGCCTCTGCCGATGTGCCCAGGCTCTGTACTCCATGCCAGCGCTACCCACAAGGTGGCGCTGCTGTCCCTGTACCTCTTCTCCTTCCTGGACCCCCGGAGCCTCTGCCGCTGTGCCCAGGTCTGTACTCCATGCCAGTACTGCCCAcagggtggcactgctgtccctgTACCTCTTCTCCTTCCTGGACCCCCGAAGCCTCTGCCGCTGTGCCCAGGTCTGTATGCCATGCCAGTACTGCCCacaaggtggcactgctgtccctgTACCTCTTCTCCTTTCTGGACCCCCAGAGCCTCTGCCGATGTGCCCAGGCTCTGTACTCCATGCCAGCACTACCCAcagggtggcactgctgtccctgTACCTCTTCTCCTTCCTGGACCCCCGGAGCCTCTGCCGCTGTGCCCAG GTGAGTTGGCATTGGAAGACCCTAACAGAACTGGACCAGCTCTGGATGCCAAAGTGCTTGCGGTTCGGTTGGTACATCAACTTTTCCCCGACTCCTTTTGAACAGGGCATCTGGAAGAGGCAGTACATAAAGATGGTGAATGAACTGCATGTCACACGACCCAAG ACTCCACCGAAAGATGACTTTGTGGTGATTGACGTGAAGCCGGTTACTAGAGAAATTCTGGATACAACGCTGTCCTCATCCCTCATGCAGCGGTCTGTGTCATATGACAAAGGGAAGTCACATGACAAGGGGAAGAGGGATCTGCCTCCATGGCGGTCTTCTGATAAACATCCTACCGACACCGTCCGATACAACTACCTGGATAACTTCCACCCCATCGAGCAAGCAAGGCAGGC GCGAAAGTCTAGCGCAGGAATttcaaccctgaacaagcagaacACGGAGAATAAGAAGGGTCCGTCATCCGCTGCCTACAAGCTGCGCAAAGTCAAGTCTCTG CCTTGTAGATCAGTGTTGGGACACACGGACAATGGGCAGCAG ATGTCCCTGTCTGCGGATTTTGGACACAACAGCAAAGGACCGTCCAGACCCAACTGGGCCTCCCATCCATCCGGAGAGTACCCAGCGAATAAGACAACGGCAAAGAGTCTGGCACAAAGCACAGAGTGGAATGCGGGCATCAGACCAGCGCCGGTGCGGGCGGGAGTGCCCAGACTGTCCCAGAAGGGGGTGAAGGCCTCTACACGCACCTCCAGAAGCTCTCCAA GCTTCCCGCCGTACGAAGTGACATGA
- the FBXO16 gene encoding F-box only protein 16 isoform X1, with amino-acid sequence MPVLPTRWHCCCPCTSSPSWTPGASAAVPRSVCHASTAHKVALLSLYLFSFLDPQSLCRCAQALYSMPALPTRWRCCPCTSSPSWTPGASAAVPRSVCHASTAHKVALLSLYLFSFLDPQSLCRCAQALYSMPALPTRWRCCPCTSSPSWTPGASAAVPRSVLHASTAHRVALLSLYLFSFLDPRSLCRCAQVCMPCQYCPQGGTAVPVPLLLSGPPEPLPMCPGSVLHASTTHRVALLSLYLFSFLDPRSLCRCAQVSWHWKTLTELDQLWMPKCLRFGWYINFSPTPFEQGIWKRQYIKMVNELHVTRPKTPPKDDFVVIDVKPVTREILDTTLSSSLMQRSVSYDKGKSHDKGKRDLPPWRSSDKHPTDTVRYNYLDNFHPIEQARQARKSSAGISTLNKQNTENKKGPSSAAYKLRKVKSLPCRSVLGHTDNGQQMSLSADFGHNSKGPSRPNWASHPSGEYPANKTTAKSLAQSTEWNAGIRPAPVRAGVPRLSQKGVKASTRTSRSSPTIALFESQPWQIPGTERDSEED; translated from the exons ATGCCAGTACTGCCCACAAGGTGGCACTGCTGCTGTCCCTGTACCTCTTCTCCTTCCTGGACCCCCGGAGCCTCTGCCGCTGTGCCCAGGTCTGTATGCCATGCCAGTACTGCCCacaaggtggcactgctgtccctgTACCTCTTCTCCTTTCTGGACCCCCAGAGCCTCTGCCGATGTGCCCAGGCTCTGTACTCCATGCCAGCGCTACCCACAAGGTGGCGCTGCTGTCCCTGTACCTCTTCTCCTTCCTGGACCCCCGGAGCCTCTGCCGCTGTGCCCAGGTCTGTATGCCATGCCAGTACTGCCCacaaggtggcactgctgtccctgTACCTCTTCTCCTTCCTGGACCCCCAGAGCCTCTGCCGATGTGCCCAGGCTCTGTACTCCATGCCAGCGCTACCCACAAGGTGGCGCTGCTGTCCCTGTACCTCTTCTCCTTCCTGGACCCCCGGAGCCTCTGCCGCTGTGCCCAGGTCTGTACTCCATGCCAGTACTGCCCAcagggtggcactgctgtccctgTACCTCTTCTCCTTCCTGGACCCCCGAAGCCTCTGCCGCTGTGCCCAGGTCTGTATGCCATGCCAGTACTGCCCacaaggtggcactgctgtccctgTACCTCTTCTCCTTTCTGGACCCCCAGAGCCTCTGCCGATGTGCCCAGGCTCTGTACTCCATGCCAGCACTACCCAcagggtggcactgctgtccctgTACCTCTTCTCCTTCCTGGACCCCCGGAGCCTCTGCCGCTGTGCCCAG GTGAGTTGGCATTGGAAGACCCTAACAGAACTGGACCAGCTCTGGATGCCAAAGTGCTTGCGGTTCGGTTGGTACATCAACTTTTCCCCGACTCCTTTTGAACAGGGCATCTGGAAGAGGCAGTACATAAAGATGGTGAATGAACTGCATGTCACACGACCCAAG ACTCCACCGAAAGATGACTTTGTGGTGATTGACGTGAAGCCGGTTACTAGAGAAATTCTGGATACAACGCTGTCCTCATCCCTCATGCAGCGGTCTGTGTCATATGACAAAGGGAAGTCACATGACAAGGGGAAGAGGGATCTGCCTCCATGGCGGTCTTCTGATAAACATCCTACCGACACCGTCCGATACAACTACCTGGATAACTTCCACCCCATCGAGCAAGCAAGGCAGGC GCGAAAGTCTAGCGCAGGAATttcaaccctgaacaagcagaacACGGAGAATAAGAAGGGTCCGTCATCCGCTGCCTACAAGCTGCGCAAAGTCAAGTCTCTG CCTTGTAGATCAGTGTTGGGACACACGGACAATGGGCAGCAG ATGTCCCTGTCTGCGGATTTTGGACACAACAGCAAAGGACCGTCCAGACCCAACTGGGCCTCCCATCCATCCGGAGAGTACCCAGCGAATAAGACAACGGCAAAGAGTCTGGCACAAAGCACAGAGTGGAATGCGGGCATCAGACCAGCGCCGGTGCGGGCGGGAGTGCCCAGACTGTCCCAGAAGGGGGTGAAGGCCTCTACACGCACCTCCAGAAGCTCTCCAA CCATAGCACTGTTTGAGAGCCAGCCTTGGCAGATTCCAGGGACGGAGAGGGACTCTGAAGAGGACTAG
- the FBXO16 gene encoding F-box only protein 16 isoform X2, with product MPVLPTRWHCCCPCTSSPSWTPGASAAVPRSVCHASTAHKVALLSLYLFSFLDPQSLCRCAQALYSMPALPTRWRCCPCTSSPSWTPGASAAVPRSVCHASTAHKVALLSLYLFSFLDPQSLCRCAQALYSMPALPTRWRCCPCTSSPSWTPGASAAVPRSVLHASTAHRVALLSLYLFSFLDPRSLCRCAQVCMPCQYCPQGGTAVPVPLLLSGPPEPLPMCPGSVLHASTTHRVALLSLYLFSFLDPRSLCRCAQVSWHWKTLTELDQLWMPKCLRFGWYINFSPTPFEQGIWKRQYIKMVNELHVTRPKTPPKDDFVVIDVKPVTREILDTTLSSSLMQRSVSYDKGKSHDKGKRDLPPWRSSDKHPTDTVRYNYLDNFHPIEQARQARKSSAGISTLNKQNTENKKGPSSAAYKLRKVKSLMSLSADFGHNSKGPSRPNWASHPSGEYPANKTTAKSLAQSTEWNAGIRPAPVRAGVPRLSQKGVKASTRTSRSSPTIALFESQPWQIPGTERDSEED from the exons ATGCCAGTACTGCCCACAAGGTGGCACTGCTGCTGTCCCTGTACCTCTTCTCCTTCCTGGACCCCCGGAGCCTCTGCCGCTGTGCCCAGGTCTGTATGCCATGCCAGTACTGCCCacaaggtggcactgctgtccctgTACCTCTTCTCCTTTCTGGACCCCCAGAGCCTCTGCCGATGTGCCCAGGCTCTGTACTCCATGCCAGCGCTACCCACAAGGTGGCGCTGCTGTCCCTGTACCTCTTCTCCTTCCTGGACCCCCGGAGCCTCTGCCGCTGTGCCCAGGTCTGTATGCCATGCCAGTACTGCCCacaaggtggcactgctgtccctgTACCTCTTCTCCTTCCTGGACCCCCAGAGCCTCTGCCGATGTGCCCAGGCTCTGTACTCCATGCCAGCGCTACCCACAAGGTGGCGCTGCTGTCCCTGTACCTCTTCTCCTTCCTGGACCCCCGGAGCCTCTGCCGCTGTGCCCAGGTCTGTACTCCATGCCAGTACTGCCCAcagggtggcactgctgtccctgTACCTCTTCTCCTTCCTGGACCCCCGAAGCCTCTGCCGCTGTGCCCAGGTCTGTATGCCATGCCAGTACTGCCCacaaggtggcactgctgtccctgTACCTCTTCTCCTTTCTGGACCCCCAGAGCCTCTGCCGATGTGCCCAGGCTCTGTACTCCATGCCAGCACTACCCAcagggtggcactgctgtccctgTACCTCTTCTCCTTCCTGGACCCCCGGAGCCTCTGCCGCTGTGCCCAG GTGAGTTGGCATTGGAAGACCCTAACAGAACTGGACCAGCTCTGGATGCCAAAGTGCTTGCGGTTCGGTTGGTACATCAACTTTTCCCCGACTCCTTTTGAACAGGGCATCTGGAAGAGGCAGTACATAAAGATGGTGAATGAACTGCATGTCACACGACCCAAG ACTCCACCGAAAGATGACTTTGTGGTGATTGACGTGAAGCCGGTTACTAGAGAAATTCTGGATACAACGCTGTCCTCATCCCTCATGCAGCGGTCTGTGTCATATGACAAAGGGAAGTCACATGACAAGGGGAAGAGGGATCTGCCTCCATGGCGGTCTTCTGATAAACATCCTACCGACACCGTCCGATACAACTACCTGGATAACTTCCACCCCATCGAGCAAGCAAGGCAGGC GCGAAAGTCTAGCGCAGGAATttcaaccctgaacaagcagaacACGGAGAATAAGAAGGGTCCGTCATCCGCTGCCTACAAGCTGCGCAAAGTCAAGTCTCTG ATGTCCCTGTCTGCGGATTTTGGACACAACAGCAAAGGACCGTCCAGACCCAACTGGGCCTCCCATCCATCCGGAGAGTACCCAGCGAATAAGACAACGGCAAAGAGTCTGGCACAAAGCACAGAGTGGAATGCGGGCATCAGACCAGCGCCGGTGCGGGCGGGAGTGCCCAGACTGTCCCAGAAGGGGGTGAAGGCCTCTACACGCACCTCCAGAAGCTCTCCAA CCATAGCACTGTTTGAGAGCCAGCCTTGGCAGATTCCAGGGACGGAGAGGGACTCTGAAGAGGACTAG